In Plantibacter sp. PA-3-X8, one DNA window encodes the following:
- a CDS encoding DUF11 domain-containing protein has translation MSISHQQHRPRRWHAWAAERSASRTLFGVIGVTALAALSVVGLGSAAQAAPGTPGVPQSSTVVYDENFENGVGNAPIGLTDYVGATGQTYTADPSWLTACNGQVRNMNTPFTTLGNCGSTGNTSQLGQLAYALGEHAGAADPAANHVVAAYTENNPGADAVEFQTTSNIPLASSSGRFLTFSVDTAAVNCGVSAPQYQFAFLNAAGEATNVGGLLDACTAGTTVTVPAYGSLPQRDINAGTYTSDGSVLFNSAALGIQMRNANGSGIGNDAAFDNIRILDVTPQLDKSFSPASVVAGETSTLTLTITNTEELAAKNGWSFTDALPAGLTIADGSASTTCPSGVVTAPVGGSSIDVTGNLTAGLASCTVTVNVTSPEAGSFVNGPDNITSVGLNPPADTPVEFVEQAPAISVVKSASLGSGETFTVGQQVTYSFLVTNTGNVALSDVEVDDVDFSGSGELSAITCPAGAASLAKQASITCTATYTVSQADVDAGSVTNSATATGTPPRGTPPVSPPSEVTIPADDPAPAITVVKSADPATIGAAGETVTYSFLVTNTGNVTLSDVSVVEGEFSGTGELSDVVCPPAAGSLAPQATVTCDASYTVTQADVDAGSVTNSATATGTPPNGGTPPVSPPSETTVEIPADPSISVVKSAQPATVGAAGETVTYSFLVTNTGNVTLSGVSVIEGEFSGTGELSDVVCPPAAGSLAPAATVTCTADYTLTQADADAGEITNSATATGTPPNGGPPPVSPPSETTVEIPPTPAITVVKSADADAQDDFVVGQVVTYSFLVTNTGNVTLTDVVVEEGEFSGAGELSEVVCPAEPAALTPGVQITCTATYTVLQADVDAGTITNAATATGTPPNGGTPPVSPPSEVTIPSPPVPGLSVVKTADVAKATTVGQVITYSFQVTNTGNVTLTDVTVDEGTFTGTGTLSAITCPSGAGSLAPGLQIICTATYQVTQADLNAGSIKNTAFGTGITPGGDPFTSDPSTVTVMTPGPVLASTGANVLPVTIGAASMLLLGAALVIRRRTVRRTTV, from the coding sequence ATGTCCATCAGCCATCAGCAACATCGCCCGAGGCGGTGGCATGCCTGGGCCGCCGAGCGGTCCGCGAGTCGCACCCTGTTCGGTGTGATCGGGGTCACCGCTCTCGCCGCACTGTCGGTCGTCGGCCTCGGTTCCGCGGCGCAGGCCGCACCCGGAACGCCCGGGGTACCCCAGTCCTCCACGGTCGTGTACGACGAGAACTTCGAGAACGGCGTCGGGAACGCTCCGATCGGTCTGACGGACTACGTCGGAGCGACCGGCCAGACCTACACGGCGGACCCGAGCTGGCTCACCGCCTGCAACGGCCAGGTCCGGAACATGAACACACCCTTCACGACGCTCGGCAACTGCGGGAGCACCGGCAACACCTCGCAGCTCGGCCAGCTCGCCTACGCGCTCGGCGAGCACGCCGGAGCAGCAGACCCCGCGGCGAACCACGTCGTCGCCGCGTACACGGAGAACAACCCGGGCGCCGACGCCGTCGAATTCCAGACCACGAGCAACATCCCCCTCGCTTCCTCCAGCGGCCGCTTCCTGACCTTCAGCGTTGACACCGCAGCCGTCAACTGCGGGGTTTCGGCTCCGCAGTACCAATTCGCGTTCCTCAACGCCGCCGGCGAGGCGACGAACGTCGGTGGCCTCCTCGACGCCTGCACCGCAGGCACGACCGTGACGGTCCCCGCCTACGGCTCGTTGCCGCAGCGCGACATCAACGCCGGAACCTACACCTCGGACGGTTCGGTGCTGTTCAACAGCGCGGCGCTCGGTATCCAGATGCGGAACGCGAACGGTTCCGGCATCGGAAACGACGCGGCGTTCGACAACATCCGCATCCTCGACGTGACCCCGCAGCTGGACAAGTCGTTCAGCCCCGCTTCGGTCGTCGCCGGTGAGACGTCCACCCTGACGCTCACGATCACCAATACCGAGGAACTCGCCGCCAAGAACGGTTGGTCCTTCACCGATGCACTTCCGGCCGGCCTCACGATCGCCGACGGTTCCGCGTCGACGACGTGCCCGTCGGGCGTCGTCACCGCCCCTGTCGGTGGCTCCTCGATCGACGTCACCGGTAACCTCACGGCCGGCCTCGCGTCGTGCACGGTCACGGTGAACGTCACCTCGCCTGAGGCGGGCTCGTTCGTCAACGGTCCGGACAACATCACCAGTGTCGGCCTGAACCCGCCCGCCGACACCCCGGTCGAGTTCGTCGAGCAGGCTCCCGCGATCTCGGTCGTGAAGTCGGCGTCGCTCGGCTCCGGCGAGACGTTCACGGTCGGCCAGCAGGTCACCTACTCGTTCCTCGTGACGAACACCGGGAACGTCGCCCTCAGTGATGTGGAGGTCGACGACGTCGACTTCTCCGGCTCGGGCGAACTCTCGGCGATCACCTGCCCGGCCGGTGCCGCATCGCTCGCGAAGCAGGCGTCCATCACCTGCACGGCCACCTACACCGTGTCGCAGGCCGACGTGGACGCCGGCTCGGTCACGAACTCCGCCACCGCCACCGGGACCCCGCCGCGCGGCACCCCGCCGGTGTCGCCGCCGTCCGAGGTGACGATCCCCGCCGACGACCCGGCTCCGGCCATCACGGTCGTGAAGTCGGCGGATCCCGCGACGATCGGAGCCGCCGGCGAGACCGTCACGTACTCGTTCCTGGTCACCAACACGGGTAACGTCACGCTGTCCGACGTCTCCGTGGTCGAGGGTGAGTTCTCCGGTACCGGTGAACTCTCCGACGTGGTCTGCCCGCCGGCTGCCGGTTCGCTTGCCCCGCAAGCGACGGTCACGTGTGATGCGAGCTACACGGTGACGCAGGCTGACGTCGACGCCGGTTCGGTCACGAACTCGGCGACGGCGACGGGCACTCCGCCGAACGGTGGCACCCCGCCCGTGTCGCCGCCGTCGGAGACCACGGTCGAGATCCCCGCCGACCCGTCGATCTCGGTCGTGAAGTCCGCTCAGCCGGCGACCGTCGGAGCTGCGGGCGAGACGGTCACGTACTCGTTCCTCGTCACCAACACCGGAAATGTGACGCTCTCCGGTGTGTCGGTCATCGAGGGTGAGTTCTCCGGTACCGGCGAACTGTCCGACGTGGTCTGCCCGCCGGCGGCCGGATCGCTCGCGCCCGCAGCGACGGTCACCTGCACCGCCGACTACACGTTGACGCAGGCCGACGCCGACGCCGGTGAGATCACCAACTCGGCCACCGCCACCGGCACCCCGCCGAACGGCGGGCCCCCGCCGGTCTCGCCACCGTCGGAGACGACGGTCGAGATCCCGCCGACCCCGGCGATCACGGTCGTGAAGTCCGCTGATGCCGATGCCCAGGACGACTTCGTCGTGGGTCAGGTCGTCACGTACTCCTTCCTCGTCACCAACACCGGCAACGTCACCCTGACGGATGTCGTCGTCGAGGAGGGCGAGTTCTCCGGTGCAGGCGAGCTCTCCGAGGTCGTCTGCCCGGCCGAGCCGGCAGCCCTGACTCCCGGGGTGCAGATCACCTGCACCGCCACCTACACCGTGCTGCAGGCGGATGTCGATGCAGGAACGATCACGAACGCGGCGACGGCGACCGGCACCCCGCCGAACGGTGGCACCCCGCCGGTGTCGCCGCCGTCCGAGGTGACGATCCCGTCGCCACCGGTTCCCGGCCTCTCGGTCGTGAAGACCGCTGACGTCGCGAAGGCGACCACGGTCGGGCAGGTCATCACCTACTCGTTCCAGGTGACCAACACCGGCAACGTGACCCTGACGGACGTCACGGTCGACGAGGGCACCTTCACCGGGACCGGTACCCTCTCGGCGATCACCTGCCCGAGCGGCGCGGGCTCGCTCGCACCGGGGCTGCAGATCATCTGCACCGCCACCTACCAGGTCACGCAGGCCGACCTGAACGCCGGGTCGATCAAGAACACCGCGTTCGGCACCGGCATCACGCCGGGCGGCGACCCGTTCACGTCCGACCCGTCCACGGTCACGGTCATGACGCCAGGCCCCGTGCTCGCGTCCACCGGCGCGAACGTGCTGCCCGTGACGATCGGTGCTGCGAGCATGCTGTTGCTCGGTGCGGCTTTGGTCATCCGACGCAGGACGGTCCGACGCACGACCGTCTGA
- a CDS encoding LuxR C-terminal-related transcriptional regulator, with protein sequence MNRPLGSPLSVSLAEPYDGALYSAAELPSAVERMVQAEGWRAALALETAHWDRLIGTDPEALLAALKALPGEAYVEIPSLLVATNYLKHLIGDTDPRRFHDFAHDEPGRSSSERGPLDQLIGSAGRTAGLRTNGRLAEALHQAKDGRRTLDELPAQERALVQTAVPHLLTQWGRAFEVNDAGGVREYEEAWELANLTGQPLAARRAAACLAWLHADHGELQQADQWIDRARSTTPVPRYDAPLHLAAALTAIDRLDRAAMRHHLDELQQVPIGEYWAAELWVRAWAAGTTQEAALVDKRVHAMLRRHPERLATGGSFQRYLAAASVRLAATRGRPLPQSPATPPTTLDRMVVASTGYLAGDMHVVLREAAPAAEDPVPRMRVTGLLLVAAARFALGRIDGASDAFTSAHAIIEDERFLSAYVVIDPQHLHGLAALTGLAVPETAQLHPTTAASSSSVVLATLTRREREVLVLLASGLSLKGIATELYISLNTVKGVTSSLYRKLGVNSRREAADFAHRAGLH encoded by the coding sequence ATGAACAGACCTCTCGGATCGCCGCTCTCCGTCTCGCTCGCCGAGCCGTACGACGGCGCTTTGTACTCAGCGGCAGAGCTGCCCTCCGCGGTGGAGCGAATGGTGCAGGCTGAAGGGTGGCGGGCAGCGCTCGCCCTGGAGACAGCACACTGGGACCGATTGATCGGCACCGATCCCGAGGCGCTCCTGGCCGCACTCAAAGCGCTCCCCGGCGAGGCGTACGTCGAGATCCCGAGCCTGCTCGTCGCGACGAACTACCTCAAGCACCTGATCGGCGACACCGACCCCCGACGCTTCCACGACTTCGCGCACGACGAGCCCGGACGATCGAGCAGCGAGCGTGGTCCCTTGGACCAGCTCATCGGCTCGGCCGGGCGGACGGCCGGTCTGCGAACGAACGGCCGGCTCGCGGAGGCGCTCCACCAGGCGAAGGACGGTCGGCGGACGCTCGACGAACTCCCCGCCCAGGAGCGCGCGCTCGTGCAGACGGCGGTGCCGCACCTGCTCACGCAATGGGGGCGGGCGTTCGAGGTGAACGACGCCGGTGGCGTCCGCGAGTACGAGGAGGCATGGGAACTCGCGAACCTGACCGGGCAACCGCTGGCCGCTCGTCGGGCCGCCGCCTGCCTCGCCTGGCTCCACGCCGATCACGGCGAACTCCAGCAAGCCGACCAGTGGATCGACCGGGCACGAAGCACGACCCCGGTACCGCGCTACGACGCCCCACTCCACCTCGCCGCGGCGCTCACCGCGATCGATCGGCTCGACCGGGCGGCGATGCGTCACCACCTGGACGAGCTGCAGCAGGTGCCGATCGGCGAGTACTGGGCGGCCGAGCTGTGGGTCCGCGCCTGGGCGGCGGGTACCACGCAGGAGGCGGCCCTCGTCGACAAGCGGGTGCACGCGATGCTGCGGAGACACCCGGAACGGCTCGCGACCGGTGGCTCGTTCCAGCGCTACCTCGCGGCAGCGAGCGTGCGCCTCGCAGCGACGCGCGGGCGGCCGCTCCCACAATCACCAGCGACGCCTCCGACGACGCTCGATCGCATGGTGGTCGCTTCGACGGGCTACCTCGCCGGTGACATGCACGTCGTGCTGCGCGAAGCGGCGCCTGCTGCCGAGGACCCGGTGCCGCGCATGAGGGTCACAGGACTGCTGCTCGTCGCCGCGGCCAGATTCGCGCTCGGGCGCATCGACGGCGCCAGCGATGCGTTCACGAGCGCACACGCGATCATCGAGGACGAACGGTTCCTCAGTGCCTACGTCGTCATCGACCCTCAGCATCTCCATGGGCTGGCGGCGCTGACCGGGCTCGCCGTCCCGGAGACGGCTCAGCTCCACCCCACCACAGCGGCGTCGAGCAGCAGCGTGGTGCTCGCAACGCTCACCCGTCGTGAGCGCGAGGTCCTCGTCCTGCTCGCCTCCGGCCTCTCGTTGAAGGGCATCGCGACGGAGCTCTACATCAGCCTCAACACGGTGAAAGGCGTCACCTCCAGCCTCTACCGCAAGCTCGGGGTCAACTCCCGGCGTGAAGCCGCCGACTTCGCGCATCGCGCCGGTCTGCACTGA